Proteins from one Cellulosilyticum lentocellum DSM 5427 genomic window:
- a CDS encoding tubulin-like doman-containing protein yields the protein MKPIIRDHIEQLDIQKGGGIVSKKIRVDTIDNPMLVIGLGGTGIDALLRLKYQINRRFNLPVDPLTKKRKDKPENVDFLAFETNEQDKNKKYKGIGLDPLNELVLLSEAGIGSMLQNRSRLHPSVSSWLSSELHIADGINGASGVRQGGRLLLFTKINQVVDAIQKKIKELQKGTDKKIYIFLLTGLSGGTGSGCFLDIAYITRAILDIEAGGSGIDRSDIMGYLFTPDVNLANPSLSIHTQEYIKKNGYAALKELDYWMNIEERGEHFIQDYGTRLSVNCQVAPFDLCHLISATDTEGKTIHNAYDYCMNVTAENITNFMASEDKQSGEEFAIHDYISNIETNIKQMREAVLPANYKYNIIGASASILPIEEMTTYMAFKVFKRIEGMFDAVPTEEEVMALARRLGLDIDSVSKRFEDSVPEPLPGFETREAYAYNNVVKTQAINMDAELEKNYLLKAREEYNKAANQLPNELKETISGEIRRLFTSPEHGPVYASNMIVNREGFSLVKTIEAYIVSLKEQLANLPKQIQYQVDTCIEKMQEAKSAFISKEKKKNEYISSKISEYILRADTEKYTKMIAAYEDLRLLLIDQNNKMYAVFKEILGTLRNIFEKDGEILVNADESVDERGNVTYHWNVVSVRDISKHIDKVIDGYDPQLLVSEFTSMLLEEADSWINEAEIDIITSISDFITDKFSDLISKTMEEFLVMKYGEEQSLTDLVEKQIASKLARDAVPLFYLTNSSEFNFPYYAMVSVPTNTPSIYKGLKNFQEKYPNSAAKFSLRQSKLTNRIFWVTTRNGIPLYAYGPLKSYEKLYEETIATKEGVGRHLVMTEKENWMNLPSPIPVEAWGDTYKNNRIEDKAGTLKTRFAAALKYHVVTKKEETGLANQYVLNCVTDFDLEKQAEAYGIDFEKPNFTSIKKALTDFEEQVKEGLKGNKVEYPIMNSYSEEMAFSGILRYPKQQELLKAELKKYEAVEAYIEKLKDAIALAEEEAKATENFVKAIYTKTIYKKGALYIYDKDAEEELWDPLLNVMDVNKYPEYELFKRFTAMEGKQKEVMLRKAERRVKALTQSEDISELMASLEQILEVYGERREEIEDEVHEIVDGREIYDFYRDILSYTKELKKKLS from the coding sequence ATGAAACCAATTATTAGAGATCATATCGAACAGTTAGACATCCAAAAGGGTGGAGGTATTGTAAGTAAGAAGATTAGGGTAGATACGATTGACAATCCTATGCTTGTTATTGGTTTAGGCGGTACAGGTATCGATGCTTTGCTAAGACTTAAATATCAAATTAACAGACGTTTTAACCTGCCAGTAGATCCGCTTACTAAGAAGAGAAAAGATAAGCCAGAAAATGTAGATTTCTTAGCTTTTGAAACCAATGAACAAGATAAAAATAAAAAGTATAAGGGGATTGGGCTAGATCCACTTAATGAACTTGTACTTCTCTCAGAAGCAGGGATAGGTTCTATGCTTCAAAATAGAAGTAGATTACATCCAAGTGTGTCATCTTGGCTTTCATCTGAGCTTCATATTGCAGATGGTATTAATGGAGCTTCTGGGGTAAGGCAAGGTGGTAGATTATTACTTTTCACTAAGATTAATCAAGTTGTAGACGCCATTCAAAAGAAGATTAAAGAGCTACAAAAAGGAACGGATAAAAAGATCTATATCTTTTTATTAACAGGTTTATCAGGTGGAACAGGTAGTGGTTGTTTCTTAGATATTGCTTATATCACTAGAGCAATATTAGATATTGAAGCAGGTGGTAGTGGTATTGATCGTTCTGACATTATGGGGTATTTATTTACACCAGATGTGAACCTTGCTAATCCATCTCTTAGTATACATACTCAGGAATATATTAAAAAGAATGGTTATGCAGCTCTTAAGGAGCTAGATTATTGGATGAACATTGAAGAACGTGGGGAACACTTTATCCAAGACTATGGCACAAGATTAAGTGTTAACTGTCAGGTAGCACCTTTTGATCTTTGCCACCTTATTTCTGCTACAGATACAGAGGGTAAGACCATTCACAATGCTTATGATTACTGCATGAATGTAACAGCAGAGAACATCACTAACTTTATGGCTAGTGAAGATAAACAGTCAGGAGAAGAATTTGCTATCCATGACTATATTAGCAATATTGAAACGAATATTAAGCAAATGCGTGAAGCCGTACTACCAGCTAACTATAAATACAATATCATAGGGGCATCAGCTTCCATTTTACCAATTGAAGAAATGACAACTTATATGGCCTTTAAAGTGTTTAAACGTATTGAAGGTATGTTTGATGCTGTGCCTACAGAAGAAGAGGTTATGGCACTTGCCAGACGTTTAGGGTTAGACATCGATAGTGTGAGTAAACGTTTTGAAGATAGCGTGCCAGAACCACTGCCGGGCTTTGAAACAAGGGAGGCATATGCATATAACAACGTTGTAAAAACACAAGCTATTAATATGGATGCAGAGTTAGAAAAGAACTACCTCTTGAAAGCAAGAGAAGAATATAACAAAGCAGCTAATCAGCTTCCTAATGAGTTAAAGGAAACTATTTCCGGGGAAATAAGACGTCTTTTCACAAGTCCAGAGCATGGCCCAGTGTATGCTTCAAATATGATTGTGAATAGAGAAGGTTTCTCTTTAGTTAAAACCATCGAGGCTTATATTGTTTCACTTAAAGAACAGCTTGCTAACTTGCCTAAGCAAATACAATATCAAGTAGATACTTGTATTGAAAAAATGCAAGAAGCCAAATCAGCGTTTATCTCTAAAGAAAAGAAAAAGAATGAATACATTAGCAGTAAAATTTCAGAATATATTTTAAGAGCAGATACAGAAAAATATACAAAGATGATTGCGGCTTATGAAGATTTAAGATTACTTCTTATTGATCAAAATAATAAAATGTATGCTGTATTTAAGGAAATCTTAGGTACCCTTAGAAATATCTTTGAAAAGGATGGAGAAATCCTTGTAAATGCAGATGAGTCTGTAGATGAAAGAGGAAATGTAACTTATCATTGGAACGTAGTAAGTGTAAGAGATATTTCAAAACATATTGATAAAGTGATTGATGGGTATGACCCACAACTTTTAGTTTCTGAGTTTACAAGTATGCTTTTAGAAGAAGCAGATAGCTGGATTAATGAAGCAGAGATTGATATTATCACAAGTATTTCTGACTTTATTACAGATAAATTCTCAGATCTTATTTCTAAAACCATGGAAGAATTCTTAGTCATGAAATATGGAGAGGAACAATCTTTAACAGATTTAGTAGAAAAACAAATTGCTTCCAAATTAGCAAGAGATGCAGTGCCATTATTCTACTTAACGAATAGTTCAGAATTTAATTTCCCTTACTATGCTATGGTTTCTGTACCAACCAATACACCAAGCATTTATAAGGGACTTAAGAACTTCCAAGAAAAGTATCCTAATTCAGCAGCTAAGTTCTCACTTAGACAAAGCAAGCTTACCAATCGTATTTTCTGGGTAACTACTAGAAATGGTATACCTCTTTATGCATATGGCCCACTTAAGAGCTATGAAAAACTCTATGAGGAAACCATTGCTACTAAAGAAGGTGTAGGCCGCCATTTGGTCATGACAGAGAAGGAAAACTGGATGAATCTACCTTCTCCTATTCCGGTAGAAGCTTGGGGAGATACTTATAAAAATAATCGTATTGAGGATAAAGCAGGTACTTTAAAAACACGTTTTGCAGCAGCTCTTAAATATCATGTGGTAACTAAAAAAGAAGAAACCGGTCTTGCTAATCAATATGTTTTAAACTGCGTAACTGATTTTGATTTAGAAAAGCAAGCAGAAGCTTATGGTATAGACTTTGAAAAACCAAACTTTACAAGTATCAAAAAAGCTTTAACAGACTTTGAAGAGCAAGTAAAAGAAGGCTTAAAAGGTAATAAGGTAGAATATCCTATTATGAATAGCTATTCAGAAGAAATGGCATTTTCAGGTATTCTTCGTTATCCAAAACAACAGGAACTTTTAAAAGCAGAGCTTAAAAAGTATGAAGCAGTAGAAGCTTATATCGAAAAACTAAAGGATGCTATTGCCTTAGCTGAAGAAGAAGCTAAAGCAACAGAGAACTTTGTAAAAGCGATTTATACTAAGACTATTTATAAAAAAGGAGCACTTTATATTTATGATAAAGATGCAGAAGAAGAGCTTTGGGACCCACTTCTAAATGTAATGGATGTTAATAAATATCCTGAGTATGAACTTTTTAAACGCTTTACAGCTATGGAAGGCAAACAAAAGGAAGTAATGCTTAGAAAAGCAGAAAGACGTGTAAAAGCTTTAACTCAAAGCGAAGATATTAGTGAACTTATGGCAAGCTTAGAACAGATTCTTGAAGTTTATGGAGAAAGAAGAGAAGAAATAGAAGATGAAGTTCATGAGATTGTAGACGGCAGGGAGATTTATGATTTCTACCGTGATATACTAAGTTATACAAAAGAACTGAAAAAGAAATTAAGTTAG
- a CDS encoding vWA domain-containing protein, translating into MGSKRFSITAVALSIIGSLLAFVVGELLLHLGEEWPAYLRMGLYFGVGAMFVAALLLLSQWLSPQLIGYRWKQQYFKTSLKLFIPTTLLMLGLGGGLFQFLYGMNVNKEKAFKDIVIAIDTSGSMEQSDPNGERFKATSSLIDNLEGNRRIAFMTFDDSPILQFDFMEATTKEQKEVVKAKIASYQQNDDGQTGVRDMINEAYELIQNNSKNHSGSLIMISDGAPSDDSASNIPALVSNYVQNNIPIYTIGMMYGDNSAEQYLIDIANLTGGQHYSTSDTTMIAGAFGQIRYDEGKRELMTERSDEKAEVTLYMVLRVGFLTILAFLMALALGIMFDNRFLAKGLMIGGTLGGLMGGIVVEMLFKQGTTPYMVRLGYWLMFGLCLATFTGLITFKDSYHGTREA; encoded by the coding sequence ATGGGAAGTAAGAGATTTAGCATTACAGCTGTTGCACTTAGTATAATAGGGAGTCTTCTAGCTTTTGTAGTAGGAGAATTGTTACTTCATTTGGGGGAAGAATGGCCAGCTTATTTAAGGATGGGGCTTTATTTTGGTGTGGGTGCTATGTTTGTAGCAGCGTTGCTACTGCTTTCACAATGGCTATCACCGCAACTAATCGGTTATAGATGGAAACAGCAATATTTTAAAACCTCTTTAAAACTATTTATTCCTACTACCTTATTAATGCTAGGCTTAGGTGGAGGTTTATTTCAATTCCTATATGGTATGAATGTGAATAAGGAAAAAGCTTTTAAAGATATTGTTATTGCTATAGATACCTCTGGTAGTATGGAACAATCAGACCCTAATGGTGAACGTTTTAAAGCAACTAGTAGTTTGATTGACAATTTAGAAGGCAATAGAAGAATTGCCTTTATGACCTTTGATGATAGTCCGATTCTTCAATTTGATTTTATGGAAGCTACTACGAAGGAACAAAAAGAAGTTGTAAAAGCTAAGATAGCTAGTTATCAGCAGAATGACGACGGACAGACTGGTGTAAGAGATATGATCAATGAAGCTTATGAGTTAATTCAAAATAACTCAAAAAATCATAGTGGTAGTTTGATTATGATTTCAGATGGAGCACCTTCAGATGATTCAGCTTCCAATATCCCTGCCTTAGTAAGTAACTATGTCCAAAATAATATCCCTATTTATACCATAGGTATGATGTATGGCGATAATTCTGCAGAGCAGTATCTAATAGACATAGCCAATCTTACAGGTGGGCAGCATTATAGTACTTCTGATACGACTATGATAGCAGGTGCTTTTGGACAAATTCGTTATGATGAGGGCAAAAGAGAACTGATGACTGAGCGTTCTGATGAAAAAGCAGAGGTAACGCTTTATATGGTTCTTAGAGTAGGCTTTTTAACTATTTTAGCTTTTCTAATGGCTTTAGCCTTAGGGATTATGTTTGACAATCGTTTCTTGGCTAAAGGCTTGATGATAGGTGGTACTTTAGGCGGTTTAATGGGTGGTATTGTAGTAGAAATGCTATTTAAACAAGGTACAACACCTTACATGGTAAGATTAGGCTATTGGCTTATGTTTGGGCTTTGCCTCGCAACTTTTACAGGCCTTATAACCTTTAAAGATAGTTATCATGGAACAAGGGAGGCTTAA
- a CDS encoding TRAFAC clade GTPase domain-containing protein produces the protein MGLFKSLFGGKKEEAPVQKKFPIVCPHCFNKFSPDTVVFRAAHSKEEDEEYCLQEDAKLNEYLERFGLEGSEELEAVLNPYLVPAENRHYVDDVLISMKDKYNVETKKRLCPYCHNDLPYSAGRAPSNIIAIIGASQVGKSVYMASLINTLENVTAHNFEAACLPINSDTSRRFRSQYLDPLFLQNSLIESTQKERKQEPFIFQFKFKDPSKEPLSLVFFDVAGEGMVEEEYLDLYANHIRNAEGILFLVDPLQLSTIRRKLILNQDDNGGDFTSQYQESRDVVVTLAEHFIGSQEDGKTSIPTAVVITKSDMLTSLAEEEGEYIKPNSNVFENYIHKGYFNLNEYENINGEVQRFLEKVDLAFKDAVEVHFKNVSYFAVSSLGQNPVEGKLEKVIQPMRIDEPFLWLLYKLGYISSNEGVR, from the coding sequence ATGGGGTTGTTTAAAAGTTTATTTGGCGGGAAGAAAGAAGAAGCGCCTGTGCAAAAGAAATTTCCTATTGTATGCCCGCATTGTTTTAATAAATTTAGTCCAGACACAGTCGTCTTTAGAGCAGCTCATTCAAAGGAAGAAGATGAAGAGTATTGTCTTCAAGAAGATGCTAAGCTGAATGAATACTTAGAGCGTTTTGGCTTAGAGGGCAGTGAGGAATTAGAAGCTGTTCTTAATCCTTATTTGGTACCAGCAGAAAATAGGCATTATGTAGATGATGTACTTATTAGCATGAAAGACAAATATAATGTAGAGACCAAAAAGAGATTATGTCCTTATTGTCACAATGATTTGCCTTATTCAGCAGGGCGTGCGCCAAGTAATATCATTGCGATTATCGGCGCTTCTCAGGTAGGGAAGTCTGTTTATATGGCCTCGCTTATTAATACTTTAGAAAACGTTACAGCGCATAACTTTGAAGCAGCTTGTTTACCAATCAATAGTGATACAAGTAGACGTTTTCGTAGTCAATATTTAGATCCTTTATTCTTGCAAAATAGTTTAATAGAATCTACCCAAAAGGAAAGAAAACAGGAACCCTTTATTTTTCAATTTAAGTTCAAGGATCCTTCTAAAGAACCGTTAAGCTTGGTATTCTTTGATGTAGCGGGAGAAGGAATGGTAGAAGAGGAATATTTAGATCTTTATGCCAATCATATTAGAAATGCAGAAGGGATTTTATTTTTAGTGGATCCATTACAGCTCTCTACTATCAGACGTAAGTTAATACTTAATCAAGATGACAATGGAGGAGATTTCACTTCTCAATATCAAGAATCTAGAGATGTAGTTGTAACCCTTGCTGAACATTTTATTGGAAGCCAGGAAGATGGGAAAACTAGTATACCAACAGCTGTTGTGATTACTAAAAGTGATATGCTTACTTCTTTAGCAGAAGAAGAAGGGGAATATATTAAACCTAATAGTAATGTATTTGAAAATTATATCCATAAGGGTTATTTTAACTTAAATGAATATGAAAATATTAATGGCGAAGTACAACGTTTCTTAGAAAAAGTAGATCTTGCTTTTAAAGACGCCGTAGAAGTACATTTTAAAAATGTCTCTTATTTCGCAGTGTCTTCACTAGGACAAAATCCAGTAGAAGGAAAATTAGAAAAGGTGATTCAACCTATGCGTATTGATGAGCCGTTTTTATGGCTATTATATAAATTAGGTTATATAAGTAGCAATGAAGGGGTGAGATAA
- a CDS encoding GAP1-N2 domain-containing protein produces MIEQQYYTRERGGLFSKTDGYDTIAKSPKLKLEFIKKYLHPLCSYDSPSELQKSGEEDETKYPPNLVIMPVASGELIIGQAVYKSKDFTGLRSTFFMHNYVLSANEKHRYVKEPEKLFGITQFQTAYDIGLGSELPTLAAIPYEGNSVLFKDRARLLSELKMDEILFEKLLAAIFTAASSKKKVFIVLDVPISELGTYAKALLYHVYLSLPWSVTEELGVSTYSRSSEAKKNIHITFLEKDALRYDGKVTKEFVLDFVSQKFLNLDETTHLDPYFKVAAMFRSIKPLWEKFNSYGEQLLKAMKDKGEKTLSFYNRTATLFVIYAYLSNHKPYVLEEGRERQGFLTEALSYLNLPIGDEFKRELIEVIGYAISSLEASLRGGVLLSREEIVAMLNFKLKVNQGSKTNFEDMLRILLEAIEVARRENNGAYIKEIFAKASKETALYQSLFEKLYSREELKEEVAYTYIKEAFEGINNLDAFITKVKEFEPIESILFTDVYYSNIVKTRFMDCLRAASNKVKLLEKVQQWCEKHQGRLYEELVVLAEEHFLKHIRLETIESEAALCHITFKHIYDDENYEAIKDYQKLKTSLEAMSPKHIKVNKAVQKQIQHFYKQTVKKEDFYMLVYAFLEPNKEAYSEEMWRLNLTKVLEYLYPISPAIMLDFIIWSKGQEIYMNKTSFDTTVIRFFTKLKEKEGKWPKELAKQKLEGQLKTKTLYVKLNKAMQPAIIKLLSQYGKTIAITCMILIGCAGVGIGGYFAYNYYLAPPPSIDTTAAELEQSIKLPVNELGLPEDQVKAQLKLLEENNKKQNETDETNKDKQGEADVKEEKTQPSVNDKEQVKTPAETETKSETPDTSQNDNKKQENTSSHTGN; encoded by the coding sequence ATGATTGAGCAACAATATTATACAAGGGAACGTGGTGGTCTGTTCTCAAAAACAGATGGTTACGATACCATTGCCAAGTCTCCTAAGCTCAAGCTAGAATTTATAAAAAAATATCTTCATCCATTATGTAGCTATGATAGTCCTAGCGAACTACAAAAAAGTGGGGAGGAAGATGAGACCAAGTATCCCCCCAATCTTGTAATTATGCCAGTAGCTTCAGGTGAACTCATTATTGGACAAGCGGTCTATAAAAGTAAAGACTTTACAGGTCTTCGTTCTACATTCTTCATGCATAATTATGTGCTATCAGCCAATGAAAAACACCGTTATGTAAAAGAACCAGAAAAGTTATTTGGTATTACCCAGTTTCAAACAGCTTATGATATAGGCTTAGGATCAGAACTTCCAACTTTAGCAGCTATTCCTTATGAAGGCAATTCAGTATTATTTAAGGATAGAGCACGCCTTTTAAGTGAGCTAAAAATGGATGAAATACTTTTTGAAAAGCTTTTAGCTGCCATTTTTACTGCAGCGAGCTCAAAGAAAAAGGTCTTTATTGTTTTAGATGTGCCTATTTCTGAATTGGGGACTTACGCCAAGGCTTTACTTTATCATGTGTACCTTAGTTTGCCTTGGAGTGTAACAGAGGAATTAGGTGTAAGTACCTATTCGCGTAGTAGCGAAGCTAAAAAGAATATTCATATTACGTTTTTAGAGAAGGATGCACTTCGTTATGATGGAAAAGTAACAAAGGAATTTGTATTAGATTTCGTGAGTCAAAAGTTTTTAAACTTAGATGAGACCACTCATTTAGATCCTTATTTTAAAGTGGCAGCTATGTTTAGGTCGATAAAGCCATTATGGGAAAAATTTAATAGCTATGGTGAGCAGCTCTTAAAGGCCATGAAGGACAAGGGGGAGAAAACCCTTAGCTTTTATAACCGTACAGCTACTTTATTTGTTATCTATGCGTATTTGTCTAATCATAAGCCTTATGTATTAGAGGAAGGTAGAGAAAGACAAGGATTTTTAACAGAAGCACTAAGTTATTTAAACCTACCTATTGGAGATGAGTTTAAGAGAGAACTCATAGAGGTGATTGGATATGCAATCAGTAGCTTAGAAGCTAGTTTAAGAGGTGGAGTACTTCTAAGTCGGGAAGAAATAGTAGCTATGCTGAATTTTAAACTTAAGGTTAATCAAGGCAGTAAAACTAACTTTGAAGATATGCTACGTATTTTATTAGAAGCCATAGAAGTAGCTAGAAGAGAAAATAATGGAGCCTATATAAAAGAAATCTTTGCTAAAGCAAGCAAGGAAACAGCGCTTTATCAAAGTTTATTTGAAAAGTTATATAGTAGAGAAGAATTAAAAGAAGAAGTGGCTTATACCTATATAAAAGAAGCATTTGAGGGTATTAATAACCTAGATGCTTTTATTACTAAGGTGAAAGAATTTGAGCCTATAGAAAGTATTTTGTTTACCGATGTTTATTACTCTAATATAGTGAAAACGAGATTTATGGACTGCTTAAGGGCAGCTAGCAATAAAGTCAAGCTATTAGAAAAAGTCCAGCAGTGGTGTGAAAAGCATCAAGGGCGTTTATATGAAGAACTTGTTGTTTTAGCAGAAGAACATTTCTTAAAGCATATACGTTTAGAAACAATAGAGTCTGAAGCTGCTTTATGTCATATTACATTTAAACATATTTATGACGATGAAAATTATGAGGCTATTAAAGACTATCAAAAGCTGAAGACAAGTCTCGAGGCAATGAGTCCGAAGCATATCAAAGTAAATAAAGCTGTACAGAAACAAATTCAACACTTTTATAAACAAACTGTAAAAAAAGAAGATTTTTATATGTTAGTGTATGCATTTCTTGAGCCAAACAAAGAGGCCTATAGTGAGGAAATGTGGCGTTTAAATTTAACCAAAGTTCTGGAATATTTGTATCCTATTAGCCCTGCGATCATGCTAGATTTTATTATTTGGAGTAAGGGACAAGAAATCTATATGAATAAGACCAGCTTTGATACAACAGTCATTCGTTTCTTTACTAAACTTAAAGAAAAAGAGGGTAAGTGGCCTAAAGAACTAGCTAAACAAAAGTTAGAAGGTCAATTAAAAACAAAGACTTTATATGTTAAGCTGAATAAAGCAATGCAACCAGCCATTATAAAGCTACTTAGTCAATATGGGAAGACAATAGCTATAACCTGTATGATTCTAATAGGTTGTGCAGGGGTAGGCATAGGAGGTTACTTTGCTTATAATTATTACCTAGCGCCACCACCTAGCATAGATACAACAGCAGCAGAATTAGAGCAAAGTATTAAACTACCAGTAAATGAGCTGGGGTTACCGGAAGACCAAGTGAAAGCTCAGCTTAAGCTTTTAGAAGAAAATAATAAAAAGCAAAACGAAACTGATGAAACTAATAAAGACAAGCAAGGTGAGGCAGATGTAAAAGAAGAAAAAACTCAGCCATCAGTAAATGATAAGGAACAAGTAAAGACTCCAGCAGAAACTGAGACTAAGTCTGAAACACCAGATACATCGCAAAATGACAATAAGAAGCAAGAAAATACTTCATCTCATACAGGAAACTAA
- a CDS encoding AraC family transcriptional regulator, whose amino-acid sequence MSDKQDPIKQSGYIIEYVKRETALNMPSNHYHSYYEIYYQLSGERYYFIKDRSYYLKKGDIALINSYELHKTLQAGGNTHERILIYFDPSYLKAFKEAVDDFDLFQCFEKTTPVFNLGPKEQLFIEKLLYCMLEEDTKRSEGYTSCIKVYLLELLIFLGRFSPEIKNSYLEFPSSLHKKISEITSYINIHYKEDLSLDKVANLFYMNSYYLSRTFNEVTGFHFTQYVNTVRIRASEELLQKTNLSILEIAIAVGYSNSTHFGRVFKQLLGVSPLQYRKINKF is encoded by the coding sequence ATGAGTGACAAACAAGATCCTATCAAGCAAAGCGGCTATATCATTGAATATGTTAAGCGCGAAACAGCACTTAATATGCCATCTAATCACTATCATAGCTATTATGAAATTTATTACCAACTCTCAGGTGAACGTTATTATTTCATTAAAGACCGTTCTTATTATCTCAAAAAAGGTGATATTGCTCTTATTAATAGTTATGAACTACATAAAACACTGCAAGCTGGAGGCAATACTCATGAGCGTATTTTAATTTACTTCGATCCTAGTTATCTAAAAGCATTTAAAGAAGCTGTTGACGACTTTGATTTATTTCAATGCTTTGAAAAAACCACTCCTGTGTTTAATCTAGGTCCTAAAGAACAACTTTTTATAGAAAAGTTACTTTACTGTATGCTAGAAGAAGATACCAAACGCTCAGAGGGTTATACTTCTTGTATAAAGGTTTACTTATTAGAGCTTCTTATTTTTCTAGGTAGGTTTTCTCCTGAAATTAAAAATAGCTACTTAGAATTTCCAAGTAGCTTACACAAAAAAATATCTGAAATCACTAGCTATATTAACATTCATTATAAAGAAGACCTATCTTTAGATAAAGTAGCTAATCTGTTTTATATGAATAGTTACTATCTCTCTAGAACCTTTAATGAAGTAACAGGATTCCATTTCACTCAATACGTTAATACTGTTCGTATACGTGCTAGTGAAGAGCTTCTTCAAAAAACTAATTTAAGTATACTAGAAATTGCCATAGCAGTGGGTTATAGCAACTCTACTCACTTTGGGCGAGTTTTTAAACAACTTCTTGGTGTTTCTCCTTTGCAATATCGTAAAATTAATAAATTTTAA
- a CDS encoding family 4 glycosyl hydrolase: protein MKYIEDRVEDIQITYIGGGSRGWAWQLMSDLAREPQLAGTVTLYDIDYEAALQNEKIGNRLKDREDVKGKWQYRADKSLESALKGADFVVISILPGTFDEMASDVHAPEKYGIYQSVGDTVGPGGLIRGLRTVPMYVEFAKAIEKNCPEAFVINYTNPMSLCVKTLYEVFPGIKAFGCCHEVFNAQNLLAAALKDIEGIEGATREEIKINVKGINHFTWIDEASYKGLDLMPIYKQFVDKYYENGFEEGKTGNWMNDFFESANRVKFDLFKRYGIIAAAGDRHLAEFMSGNWYIENPETVMDWKFSLTPVSWRKEDLKERLAKSKRLVKGEEVFEVKDSGEEGVRQIKALVGLEELVTNVNLPNEGQIFNLPRGSIVETNAIFRRGQVLPIVAGKLPSAIQGIATRHITNAHLILEAALEKDKKKAFVAFANDPLVNISLEDTEELFEEMLKNTAAYLPGWKL, encoded by the coding sequence ATGAAGTACATTGAAGATAGAGTCGAAGATATACAAATCACCTATATTGGTGGGGGGTCTAGAGGTTGGGCATGGCAACTGATGAGTGATTTGGCAAGAGAGCCACAATTAGCGGGGACAGTAACGCTTTATGATATTGATTATGAGGCAGCATTGCAGAATGAAAAGATAGGTAATCGTCTAAAAGATAGAGAAGATGTCAAAGGTAAGTGGCAATATAGGGCAGATAAAAGCTTGGAGAGTGCTTTAAAGGGAGCAGATTTTGTTGTGATTTCCATTTTGCCAGGTACTTTTGATGAGATGGCTTCCGATGTACACGCACCAGAAAAATATGGGATTTATCAATCTGTTGGGGATACAGTTGGCCCAGGGGGACTTATTAGGGGGCTAAGAACCGTCCCTATGTATGTGGAGTTCGCAAAAGCTATAGAAAAGAATTGTCCTGAGGCTTTCGTTATTAACTATACCAATCCTATGTCTTTATGTGTAAAAACGCTTTATGAGGTATTTCCAGGGATTAAAGCATTTGGTTGTTGCCACGAGGTATTTAATGCACAGAATTTATTAGCAGCAGCATTAAAGGATATAGAGGGCATAGAAGGAGCTACAAGAGAAGAAATCAAGATAAATGTCAAGGGAATTAATCATTTTACTTGGATTGATGAGGCTTCTTATAAAGGATTAGATTTAATGCCAATTTACAAACAGTTTGTAGACAAATATTATGAAAACGGTTTTGAAGAAGGAAAAACAGGAAACTGGATGAATGACTTCTTTGAATCAGCTAATAGAGTGAAGTTTGATCTTTTTAAGCGATACGGTATTATTGCAGCAGCAGGAGATAGACACCTAGCTGAGTTTATGTCAGGTAACTGGTATATAGAGAATCCAGAAACAGTTATGGATTGGAAATTTAGTTTAACACCTGTTAGCTGGAGAAAAGAGGATTTAAAAGAAAGATTAGCTAAAAGTAAGAGACTTGTTAAAGGCGAAGAAGTTTTCGAAGTTAAAGATTCAGGAGAAGAAGGCGTTAGACAAATCAAGGCATTAGTTGGTCTCGAAGAACTAGTAACCAATGTTAACTTGCCTAATGAAGGTCAAATCTTTAATCTGCCAAGAGGCTCTATTGTAGAAACCAATGCCATTTTTAGAAGAGGACAGGTATTACCTATAGTAGCGGGAAAACTTCCAAGTGCTATTCAAGGAATAGCAACACGCCATATTACCAATGCACATCTTATTCTAGAAGCCGCATTAGAAAAAGATAAGAAAAAAGCTTTTGTAGCTTTTGCTAATGATCCATTAGTCAATATATCCTTAGAGGATACAGAGGAGCTTTTTGAAGAAATGCTCAAAAATACAGCAGCTTATTTACCTGGCTGGAAACTATAA